A stretch of Babylonia areolata isolate BAREFJ2019XMU chromosome 23, ASM4173473v1, whole genome shotgun sequence DNA encodes these proteins:
- the LOC143297965 gene encoding uncharacterized protein LOC143297965, translating into MLAKGFGTVFECKFLQPGGCEQKTMLMPESIEGTKVESLIGPARTHRLYDQKFGNVIKVTTHNLMDDIGHPVGAVLSPFHTIVNPILYHKPAPHETGVSEVTYDGLTFNISLDVQEFGVDGLKVNVVDLDRCVFVHGQHPLKPDGEDLISREFSRVYVVPKSMDLTRTTVHYQEDGKLLIQIPNRSLETQVPITVPIQAPGRKKTAVDDTTTETESWTVLLTKTAAALSAEANLSTKIVDVSALHSEIAKLSADVSKLTPVVRNLSAVVQKLSANVDAFRAQIDQVLPEVGKLFPVVNAISTMIDILSAKIDRIIVGVHNFPAEADTFAKVTILCSEVERFSAEANELSAMITKFCGEAIGHITRVNSPAKADTFYAEAIRFSAEADKFSAEADKLSTVVDKLSAKVDRFPDVNSHAGIDKLSSNADRFPADVDFQAEVDKLSTEVDLLTAKVDILSAEIDDLSVEASCRIPVEMNKFPIHDKLFAEIDKLSARVHELSKETSLLPNEAGSSPDQADLSDEINKLSEEVDAVSSEVDRISAEVDKCFSQVSGEAIKINFPAHEDRKYSAGFKKLSADVNKHSTAVDKLSVDANDHPAETKDLTTDAGKLNAEVSKLATQVDKTDPPVEANTLSPEADQPSTESKELHVQAKNQPSVAYGLYDTIDELQRESLNFSHEFDKLSTKIGQFSETEEPCVKAKGQSEVSDDFRDDAHKLFTTVYKLSAEVDKLPVQGSKLPAEIKELSKRVDKLYAEADILPDKIMTLCHAVNKLYCKVLPSEVSGIPTESRRPAESKDRPTESEDCSNGFSDQPGSNDRPAESEDRPAKSEDHPAKSKDRPIESSEQPGSTDRSVESKDRPIESKNQPGSSDRSVKSKDRPIESKDRPIESQDQPWSRERPTKEDLALNLDVIPTLLADELEIRWEKKRNLRYKMLKHI; encoded by the exons ATGCTTGCCAAAGGCTTTGGTACGGTGTTTGAATGCAAGTTCTTACAACCGGGTGGCTGCGAACAGAAGACGATGCTGATGCCAGAATCCATAGAAGGGACGAAGGTGGAGTCGCTCATCGGCCCGGCACGTACTCACCGTCTCTACGATCAGAAGTTTGGGAACGTGATCAAGGTGACGACGCATAACCTGATGGACGATATCGGTCACCCGGTGGGGGCGGTCCTCAGCCCCTTCCACACCATCGTCAATCCCATCTTGTATCACAAGCCGGCTCCTCACGAGACAGGGGTGTCTGAG GTGACCTACGACGGGCTGACGTTCAACATCAGCCTGGACGTGCAGGAGTTCGGGGTGGACGGGCTGAAGGTGAACGTCGTCGACCTTGACCGCTGTGTCTTCGTGCACGGGCAGCACCCCCTGAAGCCAGATGGGGAAGACCTGATCAGCAGAGAGTTCTCCAGGGTCTACGTCGTTCCTAAG AGCATGGACCTCACCCGGACGACCGTCCACTACCAAGAGGACGGCAAGCTCCTGATTCAGATCCCCAACCGCAGTTTGGAGACCCAGGTGCCCATCACCGTGCCCATCCAAGCGCCAGGCCGAAAGAAGACAGCCGTGGATGACACCACCACAGAAACTGAGAGTTGGACTGTCCTTCTCACTAAGACTGCTGCTGCCCTGTCCGCCGAGGCCAACCTTTCCACTAAGATTGTCGATGTCAGTGCCCTTCATTCCGAGATCGCAAAATTGTCTGCTGATGTTAGCAAACTCACACCTGTGGTCCGTAATCTCTCTGCTGTGGTTCAGAAACTCTCCGCTAATGTCGACGCATTTCGCGCACAGATCGATCAAGTCCTTCCTGAGGTTGGCAAACTCTTTCCTGTGGTCAACGCAATTTCCACGATGATTGACATACTATCTGCTAAGATCGACAGAATCATTGTTGGGGTTCACAACTTCCCTGCAGAGGCTGACACATTTGCTAAAGTCACCATACTGTGTTCTGAAGTCGAAAGGTTCTCTGCTGAGGCCAACGAACTGTCTGCTATGATAACCAAATTTTGTGGTGAGGCCATTGGTCACATCACTCGCGTCAATAGCCCAGCTAAGGCCGACACATTCTATGCCGAAGCCATCAGATTCTCTGCTGAAGCTGACAAATTCTCTGCCGAGGCTGACAAATTATCCACTGTGGTCGACAAACTCTCCGCTAAGGTCGACAGATTCCCTGATGTCAATTCCCATGCCGGGATCGACAAACTCTCCTCTAATGCTGACAGATTCCCTGCTGATGTCGACTTCCAGGCTGAGGTCGACAAACTCTCCACTGAGGTCGACCTACTCACAGCTAAGGTCGACATACTCTCTGCTGAGATCGACGATCTCTCTGTTGAGGCCAGCTGCCGCATCCCTGTTGAGATGAACAAATTCCCCATTCACGACAAACTCTTTGCTGAAATCGACAAACTCTCTGCTAGAGTCCACGAACTCTCTAAAGAGACCAGTCTCCTACCCAATGAGGCCGGCAGCTCCCCTGATCAGGCTGACCTATCCGATGAGATCAACAAACTCTCCGAAGAAGTCGACGCAGTGTCTTCTGAAGTAGATAGAATCTCTGCTGAGGTTGATAAATGTTTTTCTCAGGTCAGCGGCGAGGCCATTAAAATCAACTTTCCTGCACATGAGGACCGCAAATATTCAGCTGGCTTTAAAAAACTCTCTGCTGATGTCAACAAACATTCCACTGCAGTCGACAAATTATCTGTCGATGCCAACGACCACCCTGCTGAGACGAAAGATCTCACCACTGATGCTGGCAAATTAAATGCTGAGGTCAGTAAACTCGCCACTCAGGTCGACAAAACTGACCCTCCTGTCGAGGCCAACACACTATCCCCTGAGGCCGACCAACCATCCACTGAATCGAAGGAACTCCATGTTCAGGCCAAAAACCAGCCCTCTGTGGCCTATGGCCTCTATGATACGATTGACGAACTACAGCGGGAGAGTCTCAATTTCTCGCATGAATTCGACAAACTCTCCACTAAGATCGGCCAATTCTCAGAGACGGAAGAACCCTGTGTCAAGGCCAAAGGCCAGTCTGAGGTGTCCGATGATTTCCGCGATGATGCACACAAGCTTTTCACTACAGTCTACAAACTCTCTGCTGAAGTCGACAAGCTGCCTGTTCAGGGTTCCAAACTTCCTGCTGAGATCAAAGAACTATCCAAGAGGGTCGACAAACTGTACGCTGAGGCCGACATCCTTCCTGATAAAATAATGACGCTCTGCCATGCGGTAAATAAGTTGTACTGTAAGGTACTCCCATCTGAGGTCAGTGGCATACCCACTGAATCTCGCCGCCCTGCTGAATCCAAGGACCGCCCAACTGAGTCCGAGGACTGTTCTAATGGGTTTAGCGACCAACCTGGGTCTAACGACCGCCCCGCTGAGTCCGAGGATCGCCCCGCTAAGTCCGAGGACCACCCAGCAAAGTCCAAAGACCGTCCAATTGAGTCTAGCGAGCAGCCTGGGTCTACCGACCGCTCCGTTGAGTCCAAAGACCGCCCCATTGAGTCAAAAAACCAGCCTGGGTCTAGCGACCGCTCCGTCAAGTCCAAAGACCGCCCTATTGAGTCCAAAGACCGCCCCATCGAGTCCCAAGACCAGCCTTGGTCTAGAGAACGACCTACCAAGGAAGACCTTGCCCTAAACCTCGATGTCATCCCCACACTCCTTGCCGACGAGCTAGAAATTCGTTGGGAGAAGAAACGAAATTTACGATACAAAATGCTGAAACATATTTAG